Sequence from the Cydia pomonella isolate Wapato2018A chromosome 21, ilCydPomo1, whole genome shotgun sequence genome:
AAATACTCTCACGGCTCGGCCATGACATCTTGCGTCGGCAGCAGCGAAGATCAGCGGTCATAGAGTGTAGTGGGATGGAGCACAGCTACCCGACCTTTCATGCCTTTTGTTTAAAACGAGACGAGATagaacaaattataaaaaatataattttagaccGTTTAGAGTCATTACAATGATACCAGTAACAATTATTTATCATCCTAGAAAAATCCCTTATATTTTCTCATGTCCAAATAGTGCACTAAAAAATTACCCTatctttgtttttttatgaattgtaagtaaaaataatcaCATCAAAAtgaatttccaatattttattttggcttgTAATTGTCACCACACATTTAAGGATTATTTATCTGCCTGGTATCAGTAAGAAACGTCAGAATTCCACACAATAAAAAACCAAGGTAGTAGTTCTCGTATTTGTACTTTTGTCTTGTGTTTCACTGACACAGTAAGAGACGAAGGGCTTAGCTCCATTTGCTCTCCCCACCTTCTGTAAGTAAAGTATTTGTACAAATGTGAGAGCTATAAGCAACAAAAGAGCTCGTGGACTATCTCTCCTTATAGACCGTCTTCTCAATCTACATTGACCCTAAAGCCAAAAATCATCTCTGTAATAGGGTCATAAAAATAGCAGAGTTAATAGAaacatttcagaaaaaaacaCATAAGAAATATCTACTATATTGAGggctcaaaaatattttttgacaataCTCTCAGGTGCCAGCAATGTCATCATGTGGTTTAAAATTGTGTTGCATTGTTGCATCTTTTGCATTTTTAGGAACCAAAGAGATGCCTTAGTAAGTGGTATAGCCTCCTAAGACCCtaagtacaaatttttgtacatgttccaaaatctattttgaacttttattatgtaactaagggttccaaattcaaaaaacaaattattggttctgggtctcaggaggatAGTAGCATAAGTTTGCAGGGATTCTGTATGTCCTAATAATATATTTGATGGTGACAGTACCCATACTACAATTCaattcttaattaaaattaaggcTGAAGCAATATCTAGATTTTctaaatttcagctcaataatttagatttacctataacaaataaatgtttcaaTGTATTATAATTACTGTTGAAAGAATTTACTAAACTGTAGTTTTAATTTCAGATTAAGAAGGTTATTAAAGTCAATGCAGAATAATCTAGACTTAAGACCTCCATACAAGGTCACTGTTTTGGtcaataattttgaaaattagtCATGATAAAATGCTGCTTGTattagagattaaaataaagaaGGCCTGTGTTGCGTTTCAGAAGAATCAAAACAAGTTGTTTCTTAAATTCACAAAATTGAAACATTTTCTACTTACCATGAATATTCCAACGTTTTCGACCCGGTGGCATTACTGAacactaaatattattttttcagccccgtaaatagtataaatattcattaaaatgaGTTTTACAAATATAAACACTTTTAAATTATCAACAAAATATTCCGATGTTTTGATTCCGTCACACGAACAcgccaatttttattttgaatgtcAAAATCAGACATTCGCGACCTACGTTCAATTTATGCATTTTGTACTTTCAAACATTTTGTTTGAAACTTTTGAGCTACTTAAGATCAAAATGAATTATTTGAAATGTACTAATCTTAATTAACAAACACGTATATTAAAATGACTGAGCTTATTAGGTGAAAGATGTTTTACTCCTACGCGATACGCCTACGTACTACGTATAACAAAATAGACGTGAAGGAAATGGTTCTGAGAAAGAATTAAAATTAGAAACAccctaaaatacaaaaatatcccCACTTTCGGCATCCTGTGTGGGATTGTCAAGTTGTTTGTTtctgtttttagtttttcggCATTTCGTCACTTTTAGTTTGACATTTTCTTACAATAAAGAAACTAAACGCTAATCGCCTGGGAAGACCTTCCCACATTATTACAGTACGATGTATAAGATTGATGCAGATACGGCAACATGACGCaaccttatttatattttttgtttaattttgaaaatattatcattatcacaataaaataatgcaatgactaattaaattatgtttgtattttatCTCTAGTTTCTCTAACctgatccaaaaaagcaaatAGGAGGGAGGGTTAAAGTTAAACAAGGTTTCCAAGCAAGCAAGGTTTTCAATCCGTTATGTTGGTTAGATGAACTTTACatcttatttgttttattactgATTACGAAGAtcaataacttcaaacgtcaatGTCATTCCTAAATTCTGTCAAAAAAAAGCATTGAAGTGCGACCATCGACTCGGTGGTCTCGGTTTACGTATAACGAAATACCAAATATGCGTGTGAATCTGAATATTGTGAAATAAAAGTAGATACTAAACTAAACCCATAACTTAATTTATCGTCACTAAAATGTTGACTCCACGGTTCAAATTAACACAGGATGACAACCACGTGTATATCACCGTGCATGCACCATATACAAACATTGGAGACACGGAAATCGACGTCGATGGTGAGAATTTTCTATTCGTATCCAGCCCTTACTTCTTGCGCCTTCGTCTCCCTGGCAGGATCATCGAAAATGACCACTCCAAAGGCTCGTACACTTGCGATTCGGGAGATTTTCTTCTCACGTTTGACAAAGAAAATCCCGGTGAAAATTTCGAGAATTTAGACATGATTACTAGTTTACTTGCTCCTAGAGACATTCCTGACCTTAATCCTGATTTAGTGGAAGTTCTTGAGGAGGATGGCATCACAATTGATGATAGTGTCGATCATGATAATGGCAACAATTACGCATATGGTTTTGCAGATAAAATAACTACTGAATTTCATGAAATTGGTAGTGAGTTTCCTCAAATATTTGAGCTTAAAAACCCTGAAACTGTGCCTAAAGATGAGCGAAATGGTTTACGAGTAGAATATGAAGATGGTAAATTTTCATCTGACCATTATTTAGCAGATTTCTTTGATGAAGAACTGATTGGTCCGTATTTAACAGGGAAATTGTATTGGAATAATCCAGATTTTGATACAGATGCCGACTTCAATGAACAAGAAGTAGCTATTCTTAAGGAATTGCCAAATAAGCACTATCTGTTCAATAAAAATGAGCACAGGCAGGTTTTGCTTGGACtagttgatattttgtatggttattGTTACGACAAAAGGACAACTATGAATGACAGTAATGTTGAGTCAAGCTGGACTATAAATAAGCTATCATCAACCTTAAGCTGGTTTTGCTCATTTAACGAAATGAAGCAAGTGTTAATAGCTTGCTACAGAAGGGCACTCATCTTCCCAATTTTCAGAAACTTTGAACTTTGCAATAAAGTGAAAAACGATCTTGTGTCACTATTCCGTAAGGGTAAGAAATTTATAATCAAATGTATGATTGAAATTCACCAAATGTTTAACAATAGTAATGATGCCCGTTACATATTAAACCAACTATACATAAAGGATTATTTGGTATTTCTACAAAAATGTAGGAGCGAGGAGTTTACGGAGCTATTCAATAACATAGTTAATGTTGAAATAATGAAACGTGACTTAGGTCTGGAGCTAAAAGAGTTAGAGGCAGCAGCACACATGGTCCAGCAGGATGAGATAGATGTATTGGAGAATGAGATGGCAATACGCATGGCATCTATGTCATTACTAGGCttgaacaaaaataatgaaaattacgaTGATGGAAGTGACGATGACAGtgactcatcatcatcatcatcatctgacTCGAGCAGCAGTGACTCCTCTGAGAATCCATCGGACCTGGACTCTGATGATGATCCGTCCTGACTCTACTTCGACTCCTAGGAGTTATACGGCCAAGGCCTTTAAGGCCTTGCCCTACAAAAGACTGAATAGATAAGATACAGTGAAGGGATACCGAATGTAGGAAAGTTGTTTAGAGACATTTGCCATAGTGAATATTTTACATAGTCCTTGAAAACACAAATAATTGTTAAGGTGCATAATGTTTCAGTGTTATAGTAagacaatatatattttttttttaagcaataaaaatatttaccaaaaactGATATGGGCCTAAAATTTTGATGTTGCCTAATGACTCTCATACAAAACTATTACTTTTGAACCAAAATTATAgtattgtaacattttttttcctagAAACTCCAAAGCATCGataaaaaacagataaaaaaaaatcacaaaactaAACCTTTACATACAAAAGGCACTTTCACTGCAgagaggcattctctaccagtcaatgcTAGAAGTATTGGTGCACTACGTTTTTATACTACAAACATTTGAAAATATGTTTCTATATTTTTGTATCTTGAATTGATGTCAAACATCAGCTAAATTAGTTCATTTTCTTCCCATATATGTTTAAAAGTGT
This genomic interval carries:
- the LOC133529614 gene encoding protein SHQ1 homolog, coding for MLTPRFKLTQDDNHVYITVHAPYTNIGDTEIDVDGENFLFVSSPYFLRLRLPGRIIENDHSKGSYTCDSGDFLLTFDKENPGENFENLDMITSLLAPRDIPDLNPDLVEVLEEDGITIDDSVDHDNGNNYAYGFADKITTEFHEIGSEFPQIFELKNPETVPKDERNGLRVEYEDGKFSSDHYLADFFDEELIGPYLTGKLYWNNPDFDTDADFNEQEVAILKELPNKHYLFNKNEHRQVLLGLVDILYGYCYDKRTTMNDSNVESSWTINKLSSTLSWFCSFNEMKQVLIACYRRALIFPIFRNFELCNKVKNDLVSLFRKGKKFIIKCMIEIHQMFNNSNDARYILNQLYIKDYLVFLQKCRSEEFTELFNNIVNVEIMKRDLGLELKELEAAAHMVQQDEIDVLENEMAIRMASMSLLGLNKNNENYDDGSDDDSDSSSSSSSDSSSSDSSENPSDLDSDDDPS